GCGTATCCGTGGGCTCTCCGTAGGGTGCATATCCGGGGGCTCTCCGTAGGGATGTGTATCCGTAGGCTCTCCGTAGGGACGTGTATCCGGGGGCTCTCCCGTGCCCGTGTATCCGTAGGCTCTCCGTAGGGTGCGTATCCGTAGGCTCTCCGTAGGGATGTGTATCCGTGGGCTCTCCATAGGGTGCGTATCCGGGGGCTCTCCCGTGCCCGTGTATCCGTGGGCTCTCCATAGGGTGCGTATCCGTAGGCTCTCCCGTGCCCGTGTATCCGTGGGCTCTCCGTAGGGATGCGTATCCGGGGGCTCTCCCGTGCCCGTGTATCCGTAGGCTCTCCCGTGCCCGTGTATCCGTAGGCTCTCCGGAGGCGCTGGACGCGGCggcgctggagctgctggaggcgcTGGAGTCGCTGCAGCGGAAGCGGCAGGAGCTCGGCCACCTCCTGCGGCAGGTGACGGCGGGGACGtgccaccccctcaccccccccatgGGGACACACCggccctgtccccgtgtccccgtgtcccctgtccccgggggtggctgtccctgtccccgtgtccccgtgtcacccgtgtcccctgtccccaggggtggctgtccctgtctccctgtccccgtgtcccctgtccccgggggtggctgtccctgtccccgtgtcacccgtgtcccctgtccccaggggtggctgtccctgtccccgtgtccccgtgtcacccgtgtcccctgtccccaggggtggctgtccctgtccccgtgtccccgtgtccccgtgtcccctgtccccaggggtggctgtccctgtccccgtgtccccgtgtccccgtgtcccctgtccccaggggtggctgtccctgtccccgtgtccccgtgtcacccgtgtcccctgtccccgggggtggctgtccctgtccccgtgtcccccgtgtcccctgtccccaggggtggctgtccctgtccccatgtcacccgtgtcccttgtccccaggggtggctgtccctgtccctgtccccgtgtccccctgtccccaggggtggctgtccctgtccccgtgtccccgtgtcacccgtgtcccctgtccccaggggtggctgtccctgtccctgtccccgtgtccccgtgtcccccgtccccaggggtggctgtccctgtccctgtccccgtgtcccccgtccccaggggtggctctccctgtccccgtgtcacctgtgtcccctgtccccaggggtggctgtccctgtccccgtgtccccgtgtcacccgtgtcccctgtccccaggggtggctgtccctgtccccgtgtccccaggggtggctgtccctgtccccatgtccccgtgtcacccgtgtccccgtgtcccctgtccccaggggtggctgtccctgtccccggtcccgtgtccctgtgtccccgtgtccccgtgtccccaggggtggctgtccctgtccctgtctccctgtccccgtgtcccctgtccccaggggtggctgtccctgtccctgtgtcacccatgtccccgtgtccccgggggtggctgtccctgtccccgtgtccccgtgtcacccgtgtcccctgtccccaggggtggctgtccctgtccccgtgtccccgtgtcgcccgtgtcccctgtccccaggggtggctgtccctgtccccgtgtccccgtgtccccgtgtccccgtgtccccgggggtggctgtccctgtccccgtgtccccgtgtcacccgtgtcccctgtccccaggggtggctgtccgtgtccccgtgtcacccgtgtcccctgtccccaggggtggctgtccctgtccccgtgtccccgtgtccccgtgtcccctgtccccaggggtggctgtccctgtccccgtgtccccgtgtccccgtgtcccctgtccccaggggtggctgtccctgtccccgtgtccccgtgtcaccggtgtcccccgtccccaggggtggctgtccctgtccccgtgtccccgtgtcacccgtgtcccctgtccccaggggtggctgtccctgtcccaggCCCGGTACTCCCTGGGCTGTCACCGCGTCTCGTCCCTGCAGTACGGGGCCACCATGGTCCCCCGCGTCCGCGTCCTCCCCAGGTgacatcggggggggggggcgggggtgtgacactgggggggggggacagggacacccggGGACCCACTGCGGGGGGAGGGGGTACACAAGAAGGGCCGTGGGGACAcatgggggggggcacagggctggggggtgacGTGGGTGTCCCCAAGGAGGGGGTGGCACCGATGTCATCTCTCTGGGGGGGGTGTGACATGGGGGTGTcccatttggggggggggggtgacaccggTGTCccaaatttgggggggggggggggagaggggagattttagggtgcaggggggtggcgcggggggggagggggggtgacgGGGGCGTCCCCACGGGGAGGTGACACCCGTGtcccccctgttcccccccccccccaaggcaggacgcggggggggggctgtgcttCCAGGAGGTGCCGGGGACGGACCCCCAAGAGCCCGAcccccagctggggggggggcgacggtgaggggggggtcccatgggggctgggggggggattttcagtgctggggggggggatttttggtgctggggggggtcccatgggtgctgggggggggattttgggatgctggggggtcccatgggtgctgggggggggggatttttggtgctggggggggattttgggatgctggggggtcccatgggggctggggggggattttcagtgctggggggggggatttttggtgctggggggggtcccatgggtgctgggggggggatttttggtgctgggggggtcccatgggtgctgggggggggggattttggggtgctgggggggtccccaataATTTTTGGGGTGTTGCTGacttttgccccccccccccccaataaaaaGGGCTGCGGCAGCGTCGGGCTCCCCCAGCCAAAGGGGGGGCCCCCCCTCGGCGCCCCCCCGACCCCCTCACTTGGTTCGGGGTCCTAGTGCcccccagcctgcggcaggcccAGGGCAGCTTCGTCCagggtgaggagggggggggacaccccaaaatcccgggggggggggcccaaAATGTGTGGGGGTGTCCCCAAAAcctggggggggtgtccccaaagtcggggggggggggctcccaaAATTCGGGGGGGGCAGTGTCCTCAAGATTCAAGGGCGCCCCCAAAATTCGGGGCAAAacccgggggggggtgtcccaaaTCCTTGGGGGGGGGCCCCAgaattcggggggggggggggggagagggaccaaaagtgggggggggtgtctcgcaAAAttcggggggggtgtccccaaaaTTTGGGAGGGGTCCCAAAatcggggggggtgtccccaaatctggggggggggggcccaaaATTCGGGGGGGGTCCCAAAATCGGGGGGGGTCCCcaaatctggggggggggggggcaaaatttggcggggggggtccccaaaactgggggggggggggggggcaaaactGGGAGGAGCCTAAAGGTCGTGATGGCGCGTCACGTCCCGgtgtgtcccccccgtgtccccttgtcACCCCCCCCGtgacccctgccccccccccgtgtcccctgtccccaggggtgacGGTGGCCCTGGAGGTGGCCGGGCTCCAGGAGGCCGTGACGGCGGCCACCACCCGCTACCGCGCCCTCCTGCGCCGCACGCGTCACCCCGCGCGGGAACACGGGTGACACCCAGAGCCTCGGTGACGCAGAGAGCGCAGGTGACACGGGGACCCGCGGGGGACACCATGGCTATGGGTGACACGGGGACCCCCGGGTGACGCTGAGACCCTCGGGGACAGCAAGACCCCGGGTGACGTGGGGAGCCTGGGGACACTGGGTGACACCAAGACCCTTGGGGACACCGAGACCCTGGGTGACATGGGGACCCCGGGTGACACCAGGACCCTGGGTGACAtggggagccctggggacaccgggaccctggggacatggggagccctggggacactgggtgACACCGAgacccctggggacatggggaccccaGGTGACACCGAGACCCTCGGGGACACCAAGACCCTGGGTGACATGGGGagccctggggacatggggaccctgGGTGACACCGAGACCCTCGGGGACACCAAGACCCTGGGTGACATGGGGACCGCGGGTGACACCAAGACCCTGGGTGACAcggggagccctggggacactgggacactGGGTGACACCGAGACCCTTGGGGCCACCGGGACCCTGGGTGACATGGGGACCCTTGGGGCCACCGAGGCCAGGGGTGACACGGGgaccccgggcgacgccgagacCCACGGGGACCCTTGGGGCCACCGAGGCCACCAGTGCCCCCGGGTGACACGGAGAGCCCTGGGGCCACGGGCACCGCGGTGACACCGCGCCCCCGTGTGACGCAGAGACCCCCGGGGACGCCGCGGAGCTGGGGGACGCCGCGAGGCCGGGTGACACCGACATGGACACGTCGTCGCCGGGTGACGCGGGGActccctgtgccacccccgcCCCGTGACGGGGCCACCCGCCGGCTGTCCCCTCCCCCCAATAAAGGCGTGGCCCGTGTCACCGGCTGTCCCCAACCCGGCCGCCATCTTggggccaccccccccccccccttggcGGCCATCTTGGTGCCACTCCCATGTCACCTGGCGGCCATCTTGGTGCCACACCCCCCTTGGTGGCACTTGGTGGCCATCTTGGAGCCACTTCAGCGTCACCCGGCGGCCATCTTGGAGCCAGCCCCCCTTTGGTGGCCATCTTGGAGCCACTCCGATGGCACCTGGCGGCCATCTTGGTGCCACAGCCCCCTTGGTGGCACTTGGTGGCCATCTTGGAGCCACACCCCCCTTGGTGGCCATCTTGGCGCCACTTCGACATCACCCGGTGGCCATCTTGGAGCCACACCCTCCTTGGTGGCACTTGGTGGCCATCTTGGAGCCACTCCAATGTCACCTGGCGGCCATCTTGGCGCCACTTCGACATCACCCGGTGGCCATCTTGGTGCCACACCCCCCTTGGTGGCACTTGGCGGCCATCTTGGTGCCACTTCAACGTCaccccggcggccatcttgtgccAACGTCTAGCTTTATATAGAACCCTGAagcccgcccctctcccccccccattcggcgtggggggggggtgggcggagCCAAGACACGACGACGACtaagggaggggggaggcggcCAATGGGAGGAGAGGGcgtggccggggggggcggggctaaCGGATGGTGTAACGCACGTAGGGGACCTCGATGTCGGCGTCGGTGTCGTCGTTGCAGCAGAGCTCGAAGACCAAAGCCTTGACGTGGCGGCCGACCTTCTTCTTGGAGACCCGGGCCACGATCTCCGTcatcctggggggggggagggaggggacaacGGGACGGCGTCACCCAAAGCAGGGCGGCGGCCACCGAGGGTGGCATCGGCCCGGGGGGACCTTCCATGGCGGCCTCAGCCATGGGGATTGTCGCCCCACGGGGTGGCAGCGTGGCGACCATCCCGTGGTGGCCCCAACCATAGAGGTGATTGGGGGGTGGGCCGTGGGGACCATCGATGGTGGCCTCAAGCACGGGGACTGTCAGCCTACGGGGACGTTGGCCATGGGGTGGCATCACGGTGACCTCCCATGGTGGCATCTACCATGGGGACTGTCAGCCTACGGGGACGTTGGCCATGGGGTGGCATCACGGTGACCTCCCACGGTGGCATCTACCATGGAGACTGAGCCTACGGGGACGTTGGCCGTGGGGTGGCATCATAGTGACCTCCCACGGTGGCATCTACCATGGGGACTGTCAGCCTACGGGGACGTTGGCCATGGGGCGGCATCACGGTGACCTCCCACGGTGGCATCTACCATGGGGACTGTCAGCCTACGGGGACGTTGGCCATGGGGCGGCATCATAGTGACCTCCCACGGTGGCATCTACCATGGAGACTGTCAGCCTACGGGGACGTTGGCCATGGGGTGGCATCACGGTGACCTCCCATGGTGGCATCTACCATGGGGGACTGTCAGCCTACGGGGACGTTGGCCGTGGGGTGGCATCACGGTGACCTCCCACGGTGGCATCTACCATGGGGACTGAGCCTACGGGGACGTTGGCCGTGGGGTGGCATCGTAGTGACCTCCCGTGGTGGCATCTACCATGGAGACTAAGCCTACGGGGACATTGGCCGTGGGGACCATCGATGGTGGCCTCAAGCACGGGGACTGTCAGCCTACGGGGACGTTGGCCATGGGGTGGCATCACGGTGACGCCCTGGGGTGGCCTCAACCATGGGGATTGTCACCCTGTGGGCACGTGGCCACGGGGCGACATCACggtgaccatccctggaggcctCCACCATGGGGACTGTCACCCTCCGGGGACGTCGGCCATGCCCAAGACCCGTCCCCCACCCACAGGACACGTCCCTCGCCCCGAGGTACCCCCCCGCCCCtgggtgctcccccccccccgccccccccgggcccTACGGTTGGTCGTGGCGCTCCCGCAGCTTGGCGGCCGGCATGAAGAAGGAGTAGAGCATGGAGACGCCCTGCGACAGCATCGTGATCTCCAGCCGGTGCTCCTTCTGGGGGGCACAGGGTTGGGGGGGAAAAGGGACGTCACATGGGGCCCAGGGCACCTAAGGGTGCCCCACGGCGCCCCACGGCGCCCCACAACCCTGGGGACGCCAGCCACCGTGGTGGCCACATCTCCCCACCttcccctggggtgcccccccTTGTGAGCTGGGGGGTCCTTCTGGGGCCCATGGGGATGTCATATGGGGCCCAGGGCACCCAAGGCTGCCCCACGGCGCCCCACAACCCTGGGGACGCCAGCCACCGTGGTGGCCACATCTCCCCACCttcccctggggtgcccccctCTTGAGTTGGGGTCCTTTGGGGGGACATGGTGAGGACACGGGGACCTTGGGTGGGGCCCAAATGCCCCCCATcgccccccaccctcctcccagttctcccccagtccctcccagtacctTGAAGTAGGCGAGGAACTGGCGCAGGGTCATCTCCTGCCCGTCGGGCTGCAGGCCCTGCACCTCGAACCGGTCCCACAGCGTCCACTCCACCTCGTAGTACTGGGGGGGCAGACCCACAGCGGGCGGGGGTCAGACCCACGGCGGGCAGGGGGGGGCAGACCCATGGGGACGTGGCTGGGCACTAAGATGGTGGGGGGGCAATTGGGGCTCTAGGGGGGTCACCAGGGCCATGGGTGATTTGGAGCACCTATAGGGTCCCCCACCGTGCTATGGGGCTGGGTTCTATGGGGCAGCACCCCGACCCCACTGAGACCCCAAAACACCTCCAGAAGCCAAGCCCAACCCCTCTAGGACACCCCCCCAGTAGACACCAGGTCTACAACTTCCCGTAGAACATCTATAGGGTGCGCGACGATGCTATGGGGCTGGGTTCTATGGGGCAGTGAGCCATGGGGCAGCACCCTGACCCCACCAAGACCCCAAAACCCCTCCAGAAGCCAACCCCAACCCAACCACAACCCCCCTAGGACACCACCCAGTAGACATCAGGTCCAAGGGGCGCCTATAGGGTCTACCATCGCGCTATGGGGCTGGGTTCTATGGGGCAGTGAGCCATGGGGCAGCACCCTGACCCCACCGAGACCCCAAAACACCTCCAGAAGCCAACCCCAAGCCAACCCCAACCCCTCTAAGACGCCACCCAGCAGACACCAGGTCTACAACTTCCCTGTAGAACATCTATAGGGTGTGTGGTGGTGCTATGGGGCTAGGTTCTATGGGGCAGCAAGCCGTGGGGCAGTGCCCCGACCCCACTGAGACCCCAAAACACCTCCAGAAGCCAACCCCAACCCCTCTAAGACGCCACCCAGCAGACACCAGATCTACAACTTCCCTGTAGAACATCTATAGGGTGTGTGGTGGCGCTATGGGGCTAGGTTCTATGGGGCAGCAAGCCGTGGGGCAGTGCCCCGACCCCACCGAGACCCCAAAACACCTCCAGAAGCCAACCCCAAGCCAACTCCAACCGCTCTAAGATGCCGCCCCAGCAGACAACCAGCTCTACGCTCTCCCCGTCGGCCATCTCTAGGGCGGCCGGCGACTCTATGGGGCGGCCCCCCCACCTTGTTGCGGGGACAGGCGAGGGGTTCGGAGAAGGCAGGGCCAGGTTGAGGAAGGCGTTCTTGTAGGAGGCGAGGCGGCGGTGGCCCTGCACCAGCTTGTAGAGCTCCAGGCAGGCCAGCCCCACAACTGCCCCCGTGGTGGTGGCGATGGCCGGGATGATCTTCCCCGCGATCAGTTTGCTCTGCCCCATAGCCAAGGACCTATAGGgagccggcccggggcgggggggggcggacgGACGACACGcagccccacaccccaccccacaaCCTGGCCGACCCCCCAAGTAGGGCTGCCGGGCCCTatgcagctcccagcagccctAAGAGACACCCCCGGCACCCATaggagcccccccagcacccatggggacccccccatAGCACCCATaggagcccccccagcacccatgggacccccccatagcacccatgggaccctccagcacccatgggacccccacATAGCACCCATaggagcccccccagcacccatgggaccctccagcacccatgggacccccccagcacccatagGAGCTCccgcagcacccatgggacccccccataGCACCCATAGGACCCCCCTccgcacccatgggaccccccaacagcacccatgggaccccccccacagcaccccatgggaccccccgcagcacccatgggaccctccagcacccatgggaccccccccagcacccatgggacccccccataGCACCCAtaggaccctccagcacccatgggacccccccatagcaccctccagcacccatggggacccccccGCAGCACTCATGGGACCCCCGCAGCACCTATAGGACCCCccgcagcacccatgggaccctcCAGCACCTAtaggaccctccagcacccataggaccctccagcacccatgggacccccccagcacccatgggaccctccagcacccatgggaccccccccccatagcaccccccagcacccacaggacaCCCATAGGACCCCCCCCatagcacccatgggacccccccctcccGCAGAACACCCACGGGAGCCCCCTTAGCACCCGCAACCCCCCTGAAGAACCCCAATAACACCCTAtagacaccccccccgccccgccccccagCACCCGTAGGGCACCCTTAGGACtcagcccccccccagcacccatgggtgcccccccccccccctcccccctgccccagcgccCACCTTGTGGCGGTCGGCCGGGGGGATGTCGTAGTTCTCCGCTCGCAGGTTGGAGGCGGCGACGATGAAATCCATGTGGAAGTTGGTGTCGtcgtcctgggggggggggggggggggcacccatgggtggggtgggtggggggcacccatgggtgctgggggttgggggtggggggggtcagcACCCACCTTCTCGAAGTCGATGGGGAACATGCGGAAGCCGGGCAGCTCCTCGGGGCTGGGCAGCGACGCCTTCAGCTCCTCCAGGCGCCC
The genomic region above belongs to Rissa tridactyla isolate bRisTri1 unplaced genomic scaffold, bRisTri1.patW.cur.20221130 scaffold_397, whole genome shotgun sequence and contains:
- the CCDC115 gene encoding coiled-coil domain-containing protein 115 encodes the protein ALRRRWTRRRWSCWRRWSRCSGSGRSSATSCGRGGCPCPRVPVSPVSPVPRGGCPCPRPGTPWAVTASRPCSTGPPWSPASASSPGRTRGGGCASRRCRGRTPKSPTPSWGGGDGLRQRRAPPAKGGAPPRRPPDPLTWFGVLVPPSLRQAQGSFVQGVTVALEVAGLQEAVTAATTRYRALLRRTRHPAREHG